The genomic window GATGGCGGCAGCACGGGAAGCAATCTGAGAAGGCTGAGAAGCGGGTTCGGTTTGCTGGCAAAGGTTGCCGCGAAGACCACGCCACGTAGCCCGATCGGCCTTCGTCCAGCCAGCATCCGGGCAAGCGGGCCGGAGAATGACTCCCCCAGCAGGACGAAAGGGGCACTTCCAAGTCTGGGATACAGCGAGTCAGCCAGGCTTCGGTAGTCTTGTGGCCCGCACTCAGGTAGTTCGAGACACTCAACCGGCAGGCTGTCTGGGAGGCAGGCTAGCAGTGGGGCGAAGAGGCGGTTGCTACCATTGAGACCCGGCAGGAGTAGCAACCGCACTGATCAGTTCTCGCCAGCCAGCTTGCGGTCGTACTGGAAGCGCCAGCGCGTGTACATCAGCGCCGAGCAGAACAGCGACACGCTGAGAATGATCTCCGCCCAGCCGAAGATGGCGTGGTTGGGATCGAAGGCGTTGAGCACGCCGAGGATGAAGTACAGGTTGATCACGTAGCAGGCCCAGGCGTGGCCGCGCGCGCTGCCGATCAGGATGCCCGGCGCTACGACGAGCAGCGGCAGTAGCTTGAAGCCGAGAAACACCCACGGCACCCATTGCGCGCCGCCGTGGGCGTCGGCGAACAGCACATCCCAGAGGACGATGAGCAGGATCAGCCCGATGAAGCTGCCGAGGGCGACCGCGCGGCTGGCGGCCAGCCGGGGTTTGAGCCATTCCATGGGCGGCAGCGGTTTGTTCTTGCGGGCCATTCAGCTCTCCAGTTTGCGCGCGACGTCGGCCAGGCGCTTGCCCAGCGCGCGGCACAGGGTGATTTCGTGTTCGTCCAGGCTTCGCTTGCCATCGGCCGTGGCGAAGTGGCTGGCACCGTAGGGCGTGCCGCCGCCGCGGGTTTCCAGCAGGGCGGGCTCGCTGTAGGGGATACCGGCGATGAGCATGCCGTGGTGCAGCAGCGGCAGCATCATCGACAACTGGGTGGTCTCCTGGCCGCCGTGGAGGCTGGCGGTGGAGGTGAACACCGCGGCCGGCTTGCCCACCAGGCCGCCGGTCAGCCACAGGCTGCTGGTGCCGTCGAGGAAGTACTTGAGCGGCGCCGCCATGTTGCCGAAGCGGGTCGGGCTGCCGAGGATGAGGCCGGAGCAGTCCTTGAGGTCATCCAGGGTAGCGTACAGGGCGCCTTCGGCCGGGATGTCCGGGGCGACCGCTTCGCACTCGGTGGAAACCGCCGGCACCGTGCGCACGCGGGCTTCCAGGCCGCCTTGCTCGACGCCGCGGGCGATCTGCCGGGCCATTTCGGCGGTGGCGCCGTGGCGGCTGTAGTAGAGGACCAGGATGTAGGGCGTGCTCAAGGCAGGATCTCCAGCACGTTCTCCGGCGGACGGCCGACGACCGCCTTGTCCCCGACGATGACGATTGGCCGCTCGATCAGCTTGGGATGCCGGGCCATGGCGTCGATCAACTGGTCGTCGCTCAACGCCGGGTTGGCCAGGTCCAGCTCCTTGTATTCGTCCTCGCCGGTGCGCAGTAGCTGGCGCGCACCGATGCCCAGCTTGCCGAGCAGCGCCTTGAGCTCGGCGGCGCTGGGCGGGGTTTCCAGGTAGCGGACGATCTCCGGCTGGATGCCGCGCGCTTCGAGCAGTTCGAGGGCGCTACGGGATTTGGAGCAGCGCGGATTGTGGAAAATTGAAATCTGGCTCATGTGCCGGGACTCGCAAGGCCGATGAAGTGGCGGCTATTCTAACCGCCTCCTCGGACTGGACTGAACCGCTGTCGTTCGCCGTGATCCATGAGGACGGTTTTTTCGGTGCAGCCAAAGGACACTTCATGCACGAACGCTTGCAGGGCCTGGTCGAATTCGGCCGCTATCTGGTCCAGCGCTTTCTCGCCGACAAGGCGCCCAACAGCGCCGCGGCCCTGACCTACACCACGCTGTTCGCGGTCGTCCCGATGATGACCGTGACCTTCGCCATGCTCTCGGCCGTGCCGGCCTTCGAGGGCATGGGCGAGCGCATCCAGCTGTTCGTGTTCCGCAACTTCGTGCCGTCCACCGGCGAGGCGGTGGAGGCCTACCTGCGCAACTTCACCGTGCAGGCGCGCCACCTTACCTGGCTGGGCGTGGCGTTCCTGGCGGTCACCGCCTTTACCATGCTGGTGACCATCGAGAAGGCCTTCAACGCCATCTGGCGCGTGCGCCAGCCACGCCGGGGCGTGACCCGCTTCCTGCTGTACTGGGCGATCCTCAGCCTCGGCCCGCTGCTGCTGGGCACGGGGTTCGCGGTGTCGACCTATATCACTTCTCTGTCGTTGCTCTCC from Pseudomonas sp. GCEP-101 includes these protein-coding regions:
- a CDS encoding DUF2069 domain-containing protein, which gives rise to MARKNKPLPPMEWLKPRLAASRAVALGSFIGLILLIVLWDVLFADAHGGAQWVPWVFLGFKLLPLLVVAPGILIGSARGHAWACYVINLYFILGVLNAFDPNHAIFGWAEIILSVSLFCSALMYTRWRFQYDRKLAGEN
- the wrbA gene encoding NAD(P)H:quinone oxidoreductase is translated as MSTPYILVLYYSRHGATAEMARQIARGVEQGGLEARVRTVPAVSTECEAVAPDIPAEGALYATLDDLKDCSGLILGSPTRFGNMAAPLKYFLDGTSSLWLTGGLVGKPAAVFTSTASLHGGQETTQLSMMLPLLHHGMLIAGIPYSEPALLETRGGGTPYGASHFATADGKRSLDEHEITLCRALGKRLADVARKLES
- the arsC gene encoding arsenate reductase (glutaredoxin) (This arsenate reductase requires both glutathione and glutaredoxin to convert arsenate to arsenite, after which the efflux transporter formed by ArsA and ArsB can extrude the arsenite from the cell, providing resistance.); amino-acid sequence: MSQISIFHNPRCSKSRSALELLEARGIQPEIVRYLETPPSAAELKALLGKLGIGARQLLRTGEDEYKELDLANPALSDDQLIDAMARHPKLIERPIVIVGDKAVVGRPPENVLEILP